In [Leptolyngbya] sp. PCC 7376, a genomic segment contains:
- the era gene encoding GTPase Era yields MTDDIPLTSTIPVAPEGFRSGFVALLGRPNVGKSTLMNQLIGQKIAITSPVAQTTRNRLRGIFTNERSQIIFVDTPGIHKPHHELGKILVKNARSTVGAVDLVVFIVDGSVPLGKGDRFIADFLQKTQASVILGVNKIDQRPDNKPHILQSYQDLATENNWQLQEFSALEGDRLNTLENSLITTLEPGPYYYPPDLVTDQPERFIMAELIREQILLHTRQEIPHSVAIAIEQVNETPDITEVRAAINVERSSQKGILIGKKGSMLKTIGTAARQQIQKLIAGKVYLELFVKVQPKWRQSRASLAELGYRVEEG; encoded by the coding sequence ATGACCGACGATATCCCCCTCACTTCAACGATTCCTGTCGCCCCAGAAGGCTTTCGCTCTGGCTTTGTTGCCTTACTGGGTCGCCCGAATGTGGGCAAATCGACGTTGATGAATCAGTTGATTGGTCAGAAAATTGCGATCACTTCCCCCGTTGCCCAAACGACTCGTAATCGCCTGCGAGGTATTTTCACAAATGAGCGATCGCAGATTATTTTTGTGGACACACCAGGTATTCATAAACCCCATCATGAACTTGGCAAAATTCTCGTTAAAAATGCCCGTAGTACTGTCGGTGCAGTTGATTTAGTTGTGTTTATTGTGGATGGCTCAGTGCCACTGGGTAAAGGTGATCGATTTATCGCAGACTTTCTCCAGAAAACCCAAGCCTCTGTAATTCTCGGCGTCAATAAAATCGATCAACGTCCTGATAATAAACCCCATATTCTCCAGTCTTATCAAGATCTCGCCACCGAGAATAACTGGCAGCTGCAAGAATTTTCAGCGCTGGAAGGCGATCGCCTCAATACTCTCGAAAACTCTCTCATTACTACCCTCGAACCTGGCCCTTACTATTACCCGCCAGACCTCGTCACAGATCAGCCCGAACGATTCATCATGGCTGAACTCATCCGCGAACAAATTTTGCTCCACACCCGCCAAGAAATTCCTCACTCTGTGGCGATCGCCATTGAACAAGTCAACGAAACCCCAGACATCACCGAAGTCCGAGCTGCGATTAATGTCGAACGCTCATCCCAAAAAGGCATTCTGATTGGCAAAAAAGGTTCCATGCTCAAAACCATTGGCACCGCCGCTCGTCAGCAAATCCAAAAACTGATCGCAGGAAAAGTTTACCTAGAGCTTTTCGTGAAAGTCCAACCGAAATGGCGGCAATCCCGTGCGAGCCTAGCTGAACTTGGATATCGCGTTGAAGAAGGCTAA
- a CDS encoding KH domain-containing protein yields the protein MPNSDNSSDSAAQLTPDYGKIVKFLLEPLVDDPSSLKVDCELLSSSNKVWVRVAFEQEDKGKVFGRGGRNLKAIQTVLNTSAAETEHQVYLDVYGSSRDDGSGSRGGRSGGSRGRNGDGRRSRSSSSSRRPRSRKPSPQLRSSNDG from the coding sequence ATGCCTAATTCCGATAATTCCTCTGATTCCGCAGCGCAATTGACACCTGATTACGGAAAGATCGTTAAATTCCTGCTTGAGCCTTTGGTTGACGATCCCTCTTCTTTAAAGGTTGATTGTGAACTACTCAGCAGTAGTAACAAAGTTTGGGTGCGTGTTGCGTTTGAGCAAGAGGATAAAGGAAAAGTGTTTGGCCGGGGCGGTCGTAATTTAAAAGCGATTCAAACCGTCCTCAATACCTCCGCTGCTGAGACAGAGCATCAGGTTTATCTTGATGTATATGGCAGTAGTCGTGATGATGGGTCTGGTTCGAGAGGCGGCCGTTCTGGTGGCTCGCGTGGCAGAAATGGTGATGGTCGCCGTAGTCGTTCATCGTCCTCATCCCGTCGTCCCCGCTCTCGTAAGCCTTCTCCGCAATTACGTTCTAGTAATGATGGTTAG
- the rpsP gene encoding 30S ribosomal protein S16, with amino-acid sequence MVKLRLKRFGKKREVSYRIVAAQSTSRRDGRPLEELGFYNPRTDETRLNVPAIVKRLKDGAQPTDTVRSILEKAKVFDQVNA; translated from the coding sequence ATGGTAAAGCTACGTTTAAAGCGTTTCGGTAAAAAAAGAGAAGTTAGCTATCGTATTGTCGCTGCTCAAAGTACAAGCCGTCGCGATGGTCGTCCCCTCGAAGAACTTGGTTTCTACAACCCCCGCACTGACGAGACTCGCCTCAACGTTCCTGCAATTGTTAAGCGTCTTAAAGACGGTGCTCAGCCTACAGATACAGTTCGCAGTATCCTAGAGAAAGCTAAAGTATTCGACCAAGTTAATGCCTAA
- a CDS encoding chorismate lyase, translated as MTTALTPPTSIQHQWHRLAPIWQGGVEQVQAGLPHSQLPPAWQILLLGDGSPTRHLGLLTREKIEVDVIDMSPIGAGDDGAPSLISAIPNPHLRRQVWLRTASGQRLAYATSWWDANHVDDYLQNRNLPIWESLTRLHTELYRDIQGIYYGRSPELETAFQQKGPFWGRHYLFWHDGKPLTLIYEVFSPYLCKYLGELQS; from the coding sequence TTGACTACAGCACTTACACCGCCGACTTCTATTCAGCATCAATGGCATCGTCTTGCGCCAATTTGGCAGGGTGGTGTTGAACAGGTGCAAGCTGGTTTACCTCACAGCCAACTTCCGCCTGCATGGCAGATTTTACTGTTGGGAGACGGCTCTCCGACAAGGCATCTGGGATTATTGACTCGGGAAAAAATCGAGGTAGATGTCATTGATATGTCGCCGATTGGTGCGGGGGATGATGGGGCACCTAGTTTGATCTCAGCAATTCCAAATCCTCATTTACGTCGTCAGGTTTGGCTGCGTACGGCTTCCGGTCAAAGGCTTGCCTATGCTACATCTTGGTGGGATGCGAACCATGTGGATGACTATTTGCAAAATAGGAATCTACCGATTTGGGAAAGTTTGACGCGTCTTCATACAGAACTTTATCGGGATATTCAAGGTATTTATTATGGGCGATCGCCTGAGCTAGAAACAGCATTCCAACAGAAAGGGCCATTTTGGGGTAGGCATTATCTCTTTTGGCATGATGGGAAACCTCTCACTTTGATCTATGAAGTCTTTTCTCCCTATCTCTGCAAGTATCTCGGAGAATTGCAGTCTTAA
- a CDS encoding carbonic anhydrase — MMKKTLAIATLSLIGLSALAPFANAAEEDVINDLENMLSTDAEEEVIPEPSVTSDDAMVLDADVEPEMVSDDIEDMTTSEIDMETPEIISDDVAEDAITSEMEVEELEMTAGDSEEEMTSEEEMASEEELEMISEDTDDAVEEVMAPEMEVEELEMTAGDSEEEMASEEELEVISEDTENMTTSEIEMEETDMMSDDPEDMMMTDMDDPVIEEDEDISSSSSWDYSGSESPDSWDDLSEDSKLCKTGEMQSAMDFEMSDFDSDVSVSLNYATTTFEVVNNEHSVQVNYPKGSTATIGDEIYNLLQFHFHTPSEHTVDGEYAEMEVHFIHSNDDGDIAVISSMIEAGAENYDVSKIWRNIPAMGESRRSGLAVNPESLLPESMTHATYSRALTTPPCDENVSWIVMAEPITLSQEQIETFQGLYPMDVRSGQGYGESSYEDYDAQPKTDDARWFY; from the coding sequence ATGATGAAAAAAACACTGGCGATCGCAACTCTGTCTCTAATTGGTCTTTCTGCTCTCGCTCCCTTTGCAAACGCAGCAGAAGAAGATGTAATCAATGATCTTGAGAATATGCTGTCCACAGATGCAGAAGAAGAGGTAATACCCGAACCGTCTGTAACGTCTGATGACGCAATGGTTCTGGATGCGGATGTTGAACCTGAGATGGTATCTGATGATATCGAAGATATGACAACATCTGAGATCGACATGGAAACACCAGAAATAATATCTGACGATGTTGCGGAAGATGCCATAACCTCTGAAATGGAAGTGGAAGAATTGGAAATGACTGCTGGTGACTCTGAGGAAGAGATGACTTCTGAGGAAGAGATGGCTTCTGAGGAAGAGTTGGAAATGATCTCCGAAGATACCGATGATGCTGTGGAAGAGGTGATGGCACCTGAAATGGAAGTGGAAGAATTGGAAATGACTGCTGGTGACTCTGAGGAAGAGATGGCTTCTGAGGAAGAGCTGGAAGTGATCTCCGAAGATACCGAAAACATGACAACATCCGAAATTGAGATGGAAGAAACCGACATGATGTCTGATGATCCTGAAGACATGATGATGACAGATATGGACGATCCTGTAATAGAAGAAGATGAGGATATATCCTCTTCATCGTCTTGGGATTATAGTGGCTCTGAATCCCCTGATAGTTGGGATGATTTGAGTGAAGATTCCAAGCTTTGTAAGACAGGCGAGATGCAGTCCGCAATGGATTTTGAGATGTCAGATTTTGATTCTGATGTATCTGTCAGCCTGAATTATGCAACGACCACATTTGAAGTTGTTAATAATGAACATTCTGTTCAGGTCAACTATCCGAAAGGAAGTACCGCAACCATTGGTGACGAAATCTATAATCTGTTGCAATTCCATTTCCATACTCCGAGCGAACATACGGTTGATGGTGAGTATGCTGAGATGGAAGTTCACTTCATACATTCCAATGACGACGGAGACATTGCTGTTATTAGCTCAATGATTGAAGCTGGAGCGGAAAATTACGATGTCAGTAAAATTTGGCGCAATATACCAGCGATGGGAGAAAGTCGTCGTAGTGGATTAGCGGTAAATCCAGAAAGTCTACTCCCGGAATCTATGACACATGCAACTTATTCGAGAGCTCTAACGACGCCTCCCTGCGACGAAAATGTGAGTTGGATTGTGATGGCTGAACCAATCACATTATCTCAGGAGCAAATTGAGACATTTCAAGGGTTATATCCAATGGATGTCCGTTCAGGTCAAGGATATGGAGAATCTTCCTACGAAGACTACGATGCTCAGCCCAAAACTGATGATGCTCGTTGGTTTTATTAA
- a CDS encoding NAD-dependent epimerase/dehydratase family protein, which yields MNILVVGGAGFIGSHLVDLLIQNECDVTVVDNLATGNLKNLPEHPRLKFIYKDILECDLKDFPDSFDGVVHLVANASISASWEKPLSAHNANLSSTIKIIEFCKKLRIPRLVYASSAAVYGESKETPINERFEVNPLSPYGLQKLSGEKYGALFAKEFGFSFVALRFFNVFGERQSPDSDYSGVISIFSNAMKSNLPITIYGDGRQTRDFIYVRDVARAIYKSLVVTLKVGSTSIINVGSGNQTSLLKLIDLLKRQFPDWQQEKIFKDPRIGDVLHSQADIAKASQELDFISKWPIDIAFETMLKTHDVGK from the coding sequence ATGAATATTTTGGTCGTTGGTGGCGCTGGTTTTATCGGCTCTCATTTGGTAGATCTTCTGATTCAGAATGAGTGTGATGTGACTGTTGTTGATAATTTAGCGACTGGGAATTTGAAAAATCTTCCTGAACACCCTCGACTCAAGTTCATTTACAAGGATATTTTAGAATGTGATTTAAAGGATTTTCCTGATTCTTTTGATGGAGTTGTACATTTGGTGGCAAATGCCTCCATTAGTGCTTCATGGGAAAAACCTTTGTCGGCTCACAACGCTAATCTTTCTAGCACGATAAAGATTATTGAGTTCTGCAAAAAGCTTCGTATTCCTAGATTAGTGTATGCAAGTTCGGCTGCAGTATATGGTGAATCGAAAGAAACACCGATTAATGAACGCTTTGAGGTAAACCCTTTATCTCCCTATGGTCTGCAAAAGTTGAGTGGAGAAAAATATGGCGCTTTATTTGCTAAAGAATTTGGGTTTTCTTTTGTTGCATTAAGGTTTTTTAATGTTTTTGGAGAAAGACAAAGCCCAGACTCTGATTATTCTGGGGTTATCTCTATTTTTTCAAATGCGATGAAGTCGAATCTGCCAATCACTATCTATGGTGATGGTAGGCAGACAAGGGATTTTATCTATGTGAGGGATGTGGCTAGGGCGATATATAAAAGTTTAGTTGTCACTTTGAAAGTTGGATCAACATCAATTATCAATGTTGGTTCTGGCAATCAGACCTCTTTACTGAAATTGATTGATCTGTTGAAACGTCAATTTCCAGATTGGCAACAGGAAAAAATCTTTAAGGATCCTAGAATTGGCGATGTCTTACATTCTCAAGCTGATATCGCTAAAGCATCTCAAGAGCTAGACTTTATCTCAAAATGGCCTATCGATATTGCATTTGAGACAATGCTGAAGACACATGATGTTGGCAAATAA
- a CDS encoding archaeosortase/exosortase family protein, whose product MSQTCTDAVALSLKRLKQNMPLFLGSSYLALLFVLLRQSDRPEVSSVTGLFLVTLLYCWWDTGQLTNNPKSEIGAIATAIGINLWLILKAWGYGEDEAFLRLLPFLSLTNWGLLCYGWQSFRIFRSGFFLLGFLAFPWEIIYVIVDLSLLTAKFTHLILFSVGLQAERIGTLIRLGTGTIEVYHGCSGLKMILQLVGFSLIYLVLNPFHWRKTSIFLGGAIAIGFLLNGMRVAMMAVLVSLGDEAAFDYWHLGTGSLIFSVIGLGALALWGWQVQQWQNV is encoded by the coding sequence TTGTCCCAAACCTGTACTGATGCTGTGGCACTTTCTCTGAAACGATTAAAACAGAATATGCCATTGTTCCTTGGCAGTAGCTATCTTGCTCTTTTATTCGTCCTGCTACGACAGAGCGATCGCCCAGAAGTTAGTAGTGTGACAGGTCTATTTTTAGTTACACTACTCTATTGCTGGTGGGACACTGGACAATTAACGAATAATCCTAAATCTGAAATTGGAGCGATCGCCACTGCAATTGGGATTAATTTATGGCTAATTCTGAAAGCATGGGGATATGGCGAAGATGAAGCCTTTTTACGGCTACTGCCATTTTTAAGTCTTACGAATTGGGGATTACTTTGCTATGGTTGGCAAAGTTTTCGAATCTTCAGGTCAGGCTTCTTTTTATTAGGATTTTTAGCATTTCCCTGGGAAATTATTTATGTAATTGTTGATTTATCATTATTGACAGCAAAATTCACCCATCTAATTCTCTTCTCTGTTGGTTTACAAGCAGAAAGAATTGGTACTTTGATTCGTCTAGGGACTGGAACAATCGAAGTTTATCATGGCTGTTCTGGTCTAAAAATGATCTTGCAGTTAGTCGGTTTTAGTCTGATTTATCTTGTACTAAATCCATTTCACTGGCGCAAAACTAGCATTTTTCTAGGTGGGGCGATCGCCATTGGTTTTCTGCTAAATGGGATGCGAGTTGCAATGATGGCGGTTTTGGTTTCCCTTGGAGATGAAGCTGCATTTGACTATTGGCATTTAGGAACCGGATCACTGATTTTTAGTGTGATTGGTTTGGGTGCTTTAGCATTATGGGGATGGCAAGTCCAGCAATGGCAAAACGTTTAA
- a CDS encoding AbrB family transcriptional regulator yields MSETATAPLKGKALLSKVKELSHLPRRETAKLCGYSTTKNGQTRVNLTGFYDAVLEAKGLPLDPGGSQDGRGREPTYRVSVHKNGQIVIGSTYTNQMNLKPGDEFEIKIGYKHIHLKQISEG; encoded by the coding sequence ATGAGCGAAACAGCAACAGCTCCCCTAAAAGGGAAAGCGCTTCTTAGTAAAGTAAAAGAATTATCTCATTTGCCTCGTCGCGAAACAGCAAAACTTTGTGGCTATAGCACTACAAAAAATGGTCAAACTCGTGTGAATTTGACAGGCTTCTATGATGCCGTTCTTGAGGCAAAAGGTTTACCTTTGGATCCCGGTGGTAGCCAAGATGGTCGCGGGCGCGAACCAACTTATCGCGTTAGTGTTCACAAAAATGGTCAGATTGTAATTGGTTCAACTTATACGAATCAAATGAATCTTAAACCCGGCGATGAGTTTGAAATCAAAATTGGTTACAAGCATATTCACTTGAAGCAAATTAGTGAAGGGTAA
- a CDS encoding succinate dehydrogenase/fumarate reductase iron-sulfur subunit, with amino-acid sequence MDITLQIQRQSERNIAPKFKSYRLSVPESTTILDCLNQIKWQQDGSLAFRKNCRNTICGSCAITINGRSALACKENVGSEIKRLQKIDPDAAKDPILAIAPLKNMPIIKDLVVDMKGFWDNLENVEPYVSTGARQIPEREFLQTPAEREQLNQTGNCILCGACYSECNAVAVNPKFAGPHALAKAQRMVADSRDRRTDERLENYHDSESGVWACTRCYQCNSVCPQDVAPMDQITKIKSQLLQRQNPNTNRTIRHRKTLINLVKQGGWIDERRFAFLVMGLQNVSEIFPLGWRMLTHGKLPVSFEASEGTAEVKSLIKQVETLIESSSDNPVK; translated from the coding sequence ATGGATATTACATTACAAATCCAGCGTCAGTCAGAGAGAAATATAGCGCCAAAATTTAAGTCTTATCGATTATCTGTACCTGAGAGCACAACAATTTTAGATTGTTTAAATCAGATTAAATGGCAACAGGATGGGAGCCTTGCTTTTCGTAAAAACTGTCGCAATACCATCTGTGGAAGTTGTGCGATAACGATTAATGGTCGCTCTGCTTTGGCTTGTAAAGAAAATGTTGGGTCAGAGATCAAACGTTTACAGAAAATTGATCCTGATGCGGCCAAAGATCCTATTTTGGCGATCGCCCCATTAAAAAATATGCCGATTATCAAAGATTTAGTCGTTGATATGAAAGGGTTTTGGGATAACCTCGAAAACGTTGAACCCTATGTCAGTACCGGAGCTCGCCAAATTCCAGAACGCGAATTTTTACAGACGCCAGCGGAACGCGAACAATTAAATCAAACTGGTAATTGTATTCTTTGTGGCGCTTGTTATTCGGAATGTAATGCCGTTGCCGTTAATCCGAAATTTGCCGGTCCCCATGCCCTTGCTAAAGCTCAGCGAATGGTTGCCGATTCCCGCGATCGCCGCACCGATGAACGACTCGAAAATTATCACGATTCTGAATCTGGCGTCTGGGCCTGTACCCGTTGCTATCAATGCAATAGCGTTTGTCCCCAAGACGTAGCACCGATGGATCAGATTACCAAGATAAAAAGTCAACTACTTCAACGCCAAAACCCTAATACAAACCGGACAATCCGTCACCGTAAAACATTGATTAACCTCGTTAAACAAGGCGGTTGGATTGATGAACGACGCTTTGCCTTTCTTGTAATGGGTCTACAGAATGTTAGTGAAATTTTCCCGCTCGGTTGGCGGATGCTCACCCACGGAAAACTCCCTGTATCTTTCGAAGCATCGGAAGGAACAGCAGAAGTAAAAAGTTTAATTAAACAAGTGGAAACCCTTATCGAGTCCAGTTCTGATAATCCAGTAAAATAA
- a CDS encoding photosystem I assembly protein Ycf4 yields MAAKAMASTDTDAVLRQSILGSRRFSNFLWATVSAIGGVGFLLAGLSSYFHTNFLIVSDPSALQFIPQGAALSFYGLAGTSLSLYLWFVSFLNVGGGYNEFNKDTGKVTIFRYGFVGKNRIIDLNYKLSDIVAIRAEIKEGLNPRRVLYLRVKNKGDIPITRVGEPIALSKLENQGAELARFLSLPLEGL; encoded by the coding sequence ATGGCAGCAAAGGCAATGGCTTCGACTGACACGGATGCAGTTTTGCGTCAATCTATTCTCGGTTCCCGCCGTTTTAGTAATTTCCTCTGGGCAACAGTCTCCGCAATTGGTGGCGTTGGTTTTCTTTTAGCTGGTTTATCGAGCTATTTCCATACTAATTTTTTAATTGTTAGTGATCCGAGCGCTCTCCAGTTTATTCCTCAGGGCGCTGCCCTCAGTTTTTATGGTCTAGCTGGAACTTCTCTCTCCCTTTACCTTTGGTTCGTTTCGTTTTTAAACGTCGGCGGTGGCTACAACGAATTTAATAAAGACACTGGCAAAGTGACAATCTTTCGCTATGGTTTTGTCGGCAAAAATCGCATCATTGATTTGAACTATAAACTCTCCGATATTGTCGCAATTCGAGCCGAAATTAAAGAGGGTTTAAATCCCCGCCGTGTCCTTTATCTACGCGTTAAAAATAAAGGCGATATTCCGATTACTCGCGTGGGTGAACCCATTGCCCTTTCTAAGCTCGAAAATCAAGGTGCTGAATTAGCGAGATTTTTAAGCCTACCTCTCGAAGGACTCTAA
- a CDS encoding peptidylprolyl isomerase — protein MRHPWQVLCIAILVGSLTLVGCAPTPTSESSDSTTTTESTTTVNPFAEYTPRLEGMAKVEMLVNGESIIIELNGEEAPITAGNFADLVERGVYDGLAFHRVIRDPEPFVAQGGDPVGKDPDVPIAQLGRGGYTEPETGVRRDLPLEIKLKDSEEPVYGRASLDPTKVVLKHEKGTIAMARSQAPNSASAQFYFTLAELAFLDGNYAVFGKVVEGIDVVDNIQMGDRIESATIIEGLDNLIK, from the coding sequence ATGAGACATCCGTGGCAAGTTTTGTGCATCGCCATTTTGGTCGGAAGTTTAACGCTAGTAGGTTGTGCACCGACTCCAACTTCTGAGAGTAGTGACTCTACGACAACGACTGAATCAACCACAACGGTTAACCCGTTTGCTGAGTATACGCCCCGTTTAGAAGGTATGGCTAAGGTGGAAATGCTCGTCAATGGTGAGTCAATTATCATTGAGCTAAATGGTGAAGAAGCACCGATTACAGCGGGTAATTTTGCGGATTTGGTAGAACGCGGCGTCTATGATGGCCTCGCTTTCCACCGCGTCATTCGTGATCCTGAGCCTTTTGTCGCACAGGGTGGGGATCCAGTTGGTAAGGATCCAGATGTACCTATCGCTCAGTTAGGACGAGGTGGCTATACCGAGCCAGAAACAGGAGTTCGTCGGGATTTACCGCTAGAAATCAAGCTGAAGGATAGTGAAGAGCCTGTGTATGGCCGCGCTAGTCTTGATCCAACTAAGGTTGTCCTCAAACACGAAAAGGGGACGATCGCCATGGCCCGTTCCCAAGCGCCTAATTCGGCATCGGCACAGTTTTATTTCACGTTGGCTGAACTTGCTTTCCTTGATGGCAATTATGCAGTCTTCGGTAAAGTCGTCGAAGGAATTGATGTGGTTGATAATATCCAAATGGGCGATCGCATCGAATCAGCAACAATTATTGAAGGTCTAGACAACCTCATTAAATAA
- a CDS encoding beta-ketoacyl-ACP synthase — MRVVVTGISLCSGLGNLAQSWQSLLDGQTAIQLRQPFLELPVIPVAMLGKYPLDLEAWRSQLVTEVLADAKLTGPLKNCAVVVGSSRGFQGRIETLNQRFHQGDGYLSNWLELLPQQLAIATAKQIGSQSGLLAPMGACTTGLWSLCQGFELLQRGECPQVLVGAIESPITQLSIAGFQKMGAMAEQGCFPFDKHREGLVLGENGAMMMLENLDSAKKRQAKIYGEVLGWSFTCDAHHVSAPQKSHQPALRAIAQCLERSSLSPDDIDHIHPHGTSTTLNDQAEAAMITDSFSHRPWVSGSKGATGHSLGASGILSAAFSLMMLRSQRLFPCVGLRNPEFDLNFVWQSQPQSLRHALCLSFGFGGQNGAIAFKSLTN, encoded by the coding sequence GTGCGCGTTGTCGTCACTGGCATTAGTTTGTGTTCGGGTCTAGGAAATCTTGCCCAGTCATGGCAAAGTCTACTTGATGGTCAAACGGCGATTCAGTTGCGACAACCTTTTCTTGAATTGCCTGTTATTCCAGTGGCGATGCTCGGGAAATATCCTCTCGATCTGGAGGCTTGGCGATCACAACTCGTGACTGAAGTTTTGGCAGATGCGAAATTAACTGGGCCATTAAAAAATTGTGCCGTGGTAGTGGGTTCAAGCCGCGGTTTTCAGGGCAGAATTGAAACCCTCAATCAGCGTTTTCATCAAGGTGATGGGTATTTATCAAACTGGTTAGAGCTTTTACCGCAACAGTTGGCGATCGCCACCGCCAAGCAAATTGGCTCGCAAAGCGGTTTACTTGCGCCGATGGGTGCTTGTACAACGGGTTTATGGTCGCTATGTCAGGGATTTGAACTATTACAGCGAGGCGAATGTCCGCAAGTTTTGGTTGGAGCCATTGAATCACCCATTACACAGCTAAGTATTGCTGGGTTTCAGAAAATGGGTGCGATGGCAGAACAAGGTTGTTTTCCGTTTGATAAACATCGCGAAGGGTTAGTGCTCGGGGAAAACGGCGCGATGATGATGCTCGAAAATTTGGATTCAGCGAAAAAGCGGCAAGCCAAAATTTATGGGGAAGTTCTCGGTTGGAGTTTCACTTGTGATGCTCACCATGTCAGCGCGCCCCAAAAGTCCCATCAACCTGCATTACGGGCGATCGCCCAATGTTTGGAACGGTCAAGTTTAAGTCCAGATGACATTGATCATATTCATCCCCACGGCACGAGCACGACACTCAATGACCAAGCCGAAGCCGCGATGATCACAGATTCATTTTCCCATCGTCCATGGGTAAGTGGCAGTAAAGGAGCAACGGGTCATAGCCTTGGTGCATCAGGTATTCTCAGCGCTGCTTTTTCGCTAATGATGTTGCGATCGCAACGGTTATTTCCTTGCGTGGGTCTTAGAAATCCTGAGTTTGATCTCAATTTTGTCTGGCAATCTCAACCCCAATCTCTCCGTCATGCCCTCTGTTTAAGTTTTGGGTTCGGTGGACAAAATGGGGCGATCGCCTTCAAATCCTTGACGAACTAA
- a CDS encoding cupin domain-containing protein — MTEIVWKRLEDVTPQYVTEGISVCLLWQGKSNSQAMVVEIAPGAKWNGIDSHDDNSEEIFVISGIFNDGLRDYPAGTFIHHPIGSSHIPQSMTGCKLFIFYPAKLSK; from the coding sequence ATGACAGAAATTGTTTGGAAGCGCTTAGAAGATGTCACTCCCCAATATGTGACAGAAGGAATATCTGTTTGTCTTTTGTGGCAAGGCAAGTCAAATTCACAAGCAATGGTTGTTGAGATTGCTCCCGGTGCGAAATGGAATGGCATCGACTCTCATGATGACAACTCAGAGGAGATTTTTGTCATTAGTGGCATCTTCAATGATGGTCTGAGAGACTACCCTGCAGGCACATTCATCCACCATCCAATTGGCTCAAGCCATATTCCTCAATCTATGACAGGCTGTAAGCTATTCATTTTCTATCCTGCAAAACTCTCTAAATAA
- a CDS encoding LysR family transcriptional regulator — translation MEFKHLQTFQAVATEGSFLKAAEKLKYAQSTITLHIQKLEKELGVQLFSRQNRRTELTVAGRTLQSHAEHLLYRAEQLQQTMTGLVTGEAGQLRIGSVEPVASVHLPTVLVEFCRQYPKVRLTLEVGVTRTISRRVASGKLDLAICSPPAANLGLDFHMLFQDPISLLLPKSHMLTTSQNIAITDLSEERLILTEEHCPYRDVLEKALLSHNINPYSGVESMSSGALKQMVCHGLGIGILPTAAINPLPNKTVERHLSDLDLYLSIGLAINPDIVVPGSALASLATAIKNHFNIA, via the coding sequence ATGGAATTTAAGCATCTCCAAACTTTCCAAGCAGTTGCAACTGAAGGTAGTTTTCTCAAAGCTGCTGAAAAGTTGAAATACGCACAATCTACGATTACGCTGCACATTCAAAAGCTAGAAAAAGAATTGGGTGTTCAACTCTTCTCTCGCCAAAATAGACGAACCGAGCTGACAGTTGCAGGGAGAACACTACAGAGTCATGCTGAGCACCTGCTCTATAGGGCAGAACAGCTTCAACAAACAATGACTGGATTAGTCACAGGTGAAGCCGGGCAGCTACGAATTGGTTCTGTCGAACCTGTAGCTAGTGTTCATCTACCGACTGTCCTAGTTGAGTTTTGTCGTCAATACCCGAAAGTGAGGCTTACACTCGAAGTCGGTGTGACACGAACCATTAGTCGTAGGGTTGCTTCTGGGAAGTTAGATTTGGCGATTTGCTCGCCACCAGCAGCAAACCTAGGTTTAGACTTCCATATGTTATTCCAAGACCCAATCTCTTTACTTTTGCCAAAATCTCACATGCTTACTACAAGTCAAAATATTGCCATCACTGATCTTTCAGAAGAACGTTTGATCTTAACTGAAGAGCACTGTCCCTACCGTGATGTCTTAGAAAAAGCATTGCTTTCTCATAATATCAATCCATATTCAGGTGTTGAGAGTATGAGTTCGGGTGCTCTCAAGCAGATGGTTTGTCATGGGCTTGGTATTGGTATTTTACCAACAGCAGCGATCAATCCATTACCAAATAAAACTGTTGAGCGTCATTTAAGTGATCTGGACTTGTATCTCTCTATCGGCTTAGCAATAAATCCAGATATTGTTGTGCCAGGTTCAGCTCTCGCATCTTTGGCCACCGCTATAAAAAATCATTTTAATATAGCTTGA